Genomic DNA from Planktomarina temperata RCA23:
GCATACGTGACTATTGAGATCTGCGAACAATACATTTTCACATTCAGCTACTATTTTGATCTCGTTTCCTAGGTCTAATGATAGTCTCTCACCTTCTTTGAATATTTTTGCTAAGGCACCGACCTCTTTGATTGGAGGCGGAGCGATGACTATAATTTTGGGCGATTCCCCTTTCGGCCCACAACCTGATGCGCGAATAATCCGTATTAATTTTCCTATGGATTGCGCGATATCAAATGCATTTACTCCGAACCTAAATTTAAGATCATTAGTACCGAGCATTATAGCAATAACGCTAATACATTGGTGTGTTTCTAGGATAGCGGGTAAAACGCTTGCTCCGTTTTTGTGTTCGCCTTCAATAGGATCGTTGTGAACTGTAGTTCTGCCAGGTAAGCCTTCATCAATTACTCTCCAATTGTCTCCAAGTTTGCGTGCAAGAAGGGACGTCCAACGGATATTCAAGGGATGACGGTTGCGCTCACCTAATTCTCGCATAGGCATTGTGCAGTGTGTGTTTGAGTCGCCAAAAAGGAGAAGAGTTTTAGGTTCATTCATGGTCTTTTACCTTATGGAAAATTTTCACCTTTGATGAGGTTCGTTTATAATCTAGACCCACAGCACCAACTCAGCATCACCTGCGGCCTATGTAAGCACCATAAGAGGCTAGAAGTAGCAAACCTTATAGCTGTCGTTGGAGGCGATGCCGCTTCAAGCATATTAACTAAAGGTTAAATGATACCAATTATCCTTAAACCCAGTGCCAGTGTGGATAATGAAGCAAGCGCAAAACTCAAAGTACGCAAAACAGTTATTCCGATTGCATAGATGATGTAGTGAGCAAATATACCAATAAAGAATGTCATAGCCAAAATACCTGGATAGCCATCCTCAGGAATACGTATCATAGCAAGAATTGCTAAAGGCGCATATGCTGCGAATGCTTGTATTGCCACACCATGGGCTGCCTTGGCTCGCATCGCCCAATTAGATTGTTGCGCCAAACTGGGAGTTGGATTTGCCATTGTGCCAGCAAGACCGTGAACCATGATCCTATCCAAAATATAAGGAACCCATGCTATTGCGATCCAGATAGCAGAGAGACTTGTATAAAATTCTAGTGATGACATTTGAGCTTTCCTTTTGCCTCGAGTGATGAAGAAATGCGTCTTAATCCCTTCTACCATTGGAATCGCACAGGCCGTCTAGTCTGTATGTTGAAGCGGTGAGCGAGAAGTCTAAGAATTACCCCAGAGGGCCAGATGCCATAACTGTGGCGTGAAGGGTAACAACACGTATCAGATCGTTTACACGGGTAATTCTGACGTTGCGATGGATGGGGCTGGGGTTAGGTCGGATAAATTTTCCTATAAACCTCAAAAATAGACGGTGTTAGCAATCCAAACAGCATCATAAAACCGCTTTAAGATATGGTGTGGTATTAGGTGCCGTTCGTGCTAGGCTTTTCTAATCGGTCATTGGATAGTTATTTGGAGAATTAAATGAAACAACTTATGACTTTATGCGTGCTTGCACTTTTTGGCTCAAGCGTTTCAGCACAATCTTATGAAACTGCACAGGATGCTTTTGACGCAAGAGCTTGGGAAGCGGCTGCAAAACTTGCAAGGGCAGAAGCTATAAAAGGCAACGCTAACTCGCAGGGACTGTTAGGGCAACTTTATCATTTTGGACAAGGTGGCCTGCCTAAAAGTAGCGAACTAGCTGTCATTTGGTATTCGGTCAGTATGGCAAACGGAAATACTGCTATTGAAGGACTGTATAATGGCGCTGCATTTGTATTTAACGAAGAGGAGCTTAAGGGAATAGAAGCCAAGGCAACGACTTGCCTATCAAGCCAGTACGAAAAGTGCGATTAATTACACAATGCGAAAAGGCTGCAGACATTTAGGGTGGCTGCCACTATCGTAGGATTTATGCCGCAGCACCAACTCAGCATCACCTGCGGCCTCTGTAAGCACCATACGATGCTAGAGGTAGCAAACCTGATCGCTGTCGTAGGAGGCGATACGACAGCCCATGAGGTACGTCAGAGAGCCAGATGTCATAACTGTGGTCTGAATTGATGATCTTATATATACTTAGGCTGTGCCAATAATGTTTTGGGTGTTCTGCTTTGTCTCACAGCACGTTTTAGACCAATGCGCTAGCACCACCTTGCTTTCGCACTTCACGCCCGTCTTTAAACGCGACATGTGGTAAGGCTTCTTGCCCCCATAGACCCTCATGAATGTCAAAATTTTGTCTTTGGTCTATCGTACCAAGGGGAACAAACTGACCATCAGGCACTCTCTCAACGAGCATTTCTACCGGTGAGGCACATTTCGAACAAAAGCGATTAGTCATTTTAAAGCCATGTTCGGTTTTGGTGTCCACGAATTCAGAAACTTTTCCACCCTCATATGTGACCTTACCCATATCAAACACAGCGTAGGCTCTGGAGGACCCACCGGAAATTTTTTGGCACCAAGTACAGTAGCACTCGAATACACGCCGTGGTTCACCCTTAGCTTTGAATGTAACAGAACCACACAAACAACTACCGCTATAGACTGACATCAAATATTCCTTTCACATCACATTTCAAAGGCGCGCTGAATTTTCCAGTAAATGAATTTTCCGTTCGCTTTTTCAGCGTAAACCATTACGTTTGAGCGGGGTTTCCCATCTTGAACGACATCATGCGTTGCCACTATATAATCTTCATTTTCCCGTATTATGTTAAAGTTTTTTATGCGTATTTCACCCAAAATACACCAGCTCTTGGTAGTTGCTAAATCTTCAACTTCGCCAGTTGTGTCTTCGAACTGAAAATCATCCGACAAAAATACAGATAAATGGCTGAAGTCGCGGGTTTCGAGAGTTTTATCCCACGCAGTTAAAACTGTTTCTGCTTTGATCATTGATCTACCTCACTCAAATTTATTTTTATTGGTGTTGAGCCAGTCTCTATTCTTCGCATTAAGCCATCTTCTTTTTGGATATAGTATAGAACAGCATCTTTCGTTCCATTTGGAAAAGGCATTATGAAGTGCATAAGCAAAACATCTTCATTTTCATAAAGACACCGCCTGTTTTCTGGTTTGAACTTTTGGATTAGCGGTTCGAGGCGTTCGATATAGTCTGCTTTTTGAACGATAGTGCCGGAGGAATGCATGACCATCTCAAAATTGGGATGACAAAGGCTAGCCAGCATTTTTATGTTTTGTGTATCCCATGCCTCAGCATATTTATCATAAATCATTATTTCGTACCCTCATTATTATTTTGTTGGCTTTACGGAACTACTTTGAGATCGAGGCAATCAAGTCGGCATCAATCATTAAGTTATCGTGCTTGTATTTACTACGTATGGGTACAACGAACTTTAAGCTCCATTTATTCATATCCACTAGAGCGTCCTCTAAAGCTTCCTCGCTTTCAACCGTTACAAATGCAGTCATTCTAGCGGGGTTATTTCGATCTTTGTTGATATCCACAGTTATTCGAGAAGAACTTGTTGGCCCAGACCAAGTTTGCCAAAGCTCGGATAATTCGGCGATAAACGAGTCGTTGTCCGCTTCAGAAGTAAAGGTGTTTACATTTAGTCTTTTAATGGTTGTCATTTTGTCATCTTTTTTGTTGGTCCCACGCGTGGCTAATTCAGCGATGCTCCACGCAGTGGTTAGTGACGTGGCTCACGTATTAGCCGTACTCCACGCTCCGAAATTCTTGGCGGATACGGTGACTTCATAGCCAATAAACTCAATATCTCCATTTACCCAACCATCATGGCCCGGTGCGAAGGTGTATGCGTCACCCGCATGAACCGTTATTTCAGACCCGTCGTCGTGTGCAACGGTCATTGAACCTTGAATTACAACGCCAACATGCGCTGCTTGACAGCTATGACCACCCACCAAAGGTTTGACGCACTCTGACCATTTCCAGCCCGGTTGCAGCACTAATTTGGTGGCTGTCGCCACACCTAAGTCAACCGAAGCTGAATGTGTTTTGTCCGGCTCTTTCAAAACATCGGGATTGGTGAATGACTTACTTGATAAGGATTTTGACATTACTGTTCTCCAAACTTTCTATTAATGTGATTATCGTAAGGCAACTTTTAGTGAAAATCTATATCAAATTCGGGAGTGGTTTTTGCTCCATAAACACCATAGCCCACGAGGTAGGTCAGATAGCCAGATGCAACAACTGTGGCGTGAAGTGTAACAACACGTATCAGATCGTCCACAAGGGTGCTTCAGATGCTGCTATGGATGGAACTGGTATTCGTTAAGGAAAATCACTTTGCATAACCCTCAATAGGTGAGGGGGGGGCGAAAAACAGCCACTCTTTTACAGTGATATGTCCTGCTCTCACATTTTTTGTAAAAAAGGTTCATTCTTTTTCATAATTCGGGAAGCGCAGAAGTAATATTTTGAGCATCCATTACAGAAAATGTACTCTGCTGTGAAATTTATTAGGTCGGATCAGCCAGCATTAAAACTTTTGACCGGCTGACCGAGTTAATAATTAGTGAAAGGCGAAGTAGTGGCCGATTTTGATACCAAGTATTCTACGTTGCCGTACTATGAACTTTGATGATGGTACGTAAGTTTACATCAAGTGCATTATATATTTTTGCAGCAATAGGGTTACTAGCGATTGCGTCATAAGTAGCCTCGATTTCTGACATTGAGGGATATGTTACACCCAATAAAAAATCACCAGCATTATTGCCTGTCATTATTCTAGCAAACCTAAAAGTTTGCGCCCCAGTCTCTGCAAACATAGGGGATGCTTCTGCCATCAATTCCATTAACTCTGGTTGTGAGATATGAGATTTACCACGTGTTAAAATTACGTATTTTCTTTGAGGGTTAGTCGGTGCATCAAAAGGTACGTCGCAAAATTTTGCTATATTGCGCATCGTGACTGTTAATCCAGTTCCCATTATTTTTCCGTAAGTGTCTGATGTAGCGAAGGCATCCATCACATTTGCAAAATCGTTCAGAGACTGGAAGAATTGCTGAAAGACTACGCTGCCTGCGTTGTCGCCGGTCATTATGGTACCAACGCTAGCTCTAGTTGATCCAGCTGCCTTGGACTCCTCGGCAAGCGTTACACCTAGCGAAACAGCTTCTGATAGTTTGCCAGCTGGTACAGCTCCAACTGTATTGACGTAGAAATTTTCCGACATTTTTTAGCTCCTAAGATTAATATCCCGCTACGTACAAAAAACCCTGCGCATTACTTTCGTTCAAGTCTAAATCTTGAAGTGGTTGGAATAATTTTGGCCTAGTGGAGCATTATGCGAGGTGCGGGCGGTAAAACCAGCAGCAACGCTATAGGTACATATTCTGCCCTAAGGCTCGCTCAATCTCTATACGTTCTCAGAAAGGAATATCGTCGTTACCTATCGGCGAGCTATCCATGCTTGACGGTTCGTAACGACCTTGATCGGCAAATGGTGGTGGACTACCCGCGGTAGCATCGTCCCGTGAAACCTTCCAAGCCTTTACATCCGTATACCAACGACCGTTATACTCTCGGCTTTCCAGATCGATTGAAACCGCAACGGTTTCTCCCTTCTGGATATTAAACTGATCAATCTTATCGCCCCAAGCCATGAAGCAGACTTTCTTGGGATATTGGGCTTCAGTCTCCATAACATACTCTTGCTTACGCCACTCTCCATTTGCTGATTTCCCAGATTTAACTTCCAATATCTCTACAATTTTTCCCGAAATTTCCAAAGTTACCACCTTTTCTGCATTCACTGTAACTGATTACTTTCGTATCAAACTACGCGATCTGAATAAAAGGCCAAGCGTATTCCTCTGACTCTTGTGGATTGAGTTGAAGCTACGCATTAGGTGCATCGGCTTGGTCTCTCATTAGAGCTAAAGTTATCAACTCAACTCTATCAACTCTCTCAACAATTAGTTCAGTAGTTGATAGAGTTGAGACAGTTGAGATAGGCTTTAGTAGTCTGGTATTTGCTGAACATATTCCCAAGGCTCCTTGCGATTTTTGCGTTTAATCTTCCCATCTTCAGAAAGCTTCCTGCATATAATACTTACCTGGCCTTTGTCTTTTCCGAGTGTGTTGGCCAATTCATTCACTGTCAATTTTTGGCTGGCCTTCAGTAGTTTCAATACTTCTGCCTGTACGGGCGCCTTGTCTTCATATTCAGCCCCAACTCCAGCTCTCTCACTATATTTTCCGCTGTCAAAGGTAAGAATTTTTTCGCTTGGAAATATGAGACGTCCTTTAGCTTGAAGCTTGGTTTGTCCACCGTTTTGAGTAAGCACCATAAGGTTATCCGGCACCCCCTGTAAGGCTGTCGAACCGATTATCTTATCGAAGGGGTCATCACTATCATTGCCAGTAGGTTTCCCCGAGTGTGTGAGTACCAAGCAATCTTTGTCGTACTTATCGATTAGTTCTTTAATCTCTGTCATGGCTTTATACTCAGCGTCATAGTGACCTGTGTTCAGTCGCTTCAGCTTCGCTAAAATATCAATGATCATTAGCTCTGGATTGTAAGTGAGTAATAGGTCTTCCAGTCCTTTTTCACCGCCTTGGCCTATTCGATCAATTTCACCTTCGAGTACAAGGTGTATCTGATGGCTTT
This window encodes:
- a CDS encoding GDSL-type esterase/lipase family protein, encoding MNEPKTLLLFGDSNTHCTMPMRELGERNRHPLNIRWTSLLARKLGDNWRVIDEGLPGRTTVHNDPIEGEHKNGASVLPAILETHQCISVIAIMLGTNDLKFRFGVNAFDIAQSIGKLIRIIRASGCGPKGESPKIIVIAPPPIKEVGALAKIFKEGERLSLDLGNEIKIVAECENVLFADLNSHVCVSNIDGVHYDSVAMEPIATLMFESVRKLSF
- a CDS encoding MAPEG family protein codes for the protein MSSLEFYTSLSAIWIAIAWVPYILDRIMVHGLAGTMANPTPSLAQQSNWAMRAKAAHGVAIQAFAAYAPLAILAMIRIPEDGYPGILAMTFFIGIFAHYIIYAIGITVLRTLSFALASLSTLALGLRIIGII
- a CDS encoding GFA family protein; protein product: MSVYSGSCLCGSVTFKAKGEPRRVFECYCTWCQKISGGSSRAYAVFDMGKVTYEGGKVSEFVDTKTEHGFKMTNRFCSKCASPVEMLVERVPDGQFVPLGTIDQRQNFDIHEGLWGQEALPHVAFKDGREVRKQGGASALV
- a CDS encoding nuclear transport factor 2 family protein, coding for MIYDKYAEAWDTQNIKMLASLCHPNFEMVMHSSGTIVQKADYIERLEPLIQKFKPENRRCLYENEDVLLMHFIMPFPNGTKDAVLYYIQKEDGLMRRIETGSTPIKINLSEVDQ
- a CDS encoding RNA-binding protein, coding for MTTIKRLNVNTFTSEADNDSFIAELSELWQTWSGPTSSSRITVDINKDRNNPARMTAFVTVESEEALEDALVDMNKWSLKFVVPIRSKYKHDNLMIDADLIASISK
- a CDS encoding cupin domain-containing protein; amino-acid sequence: MSKSLSSKSFTNPDVLKEPDKTHSASVDLGVATATKLVLQPGWKWSECVKPLVGGHSCQAAHVGVVIQGSMTVAHDDGSEITVHAGDAYTFAPGHDGWVNGDIEFIGYEVTVSAKNFGAWSTANT
- a CDS encoding DUF3127 domain-containing protein — protein: MNAEKVVTLEISGKIVEILEVKSGKSANGEWRKQEYVMETEAQYPKKVCFMAWGDKIDQFNIQKGETVAVSIDLESREYNGRWYTDVKAWKVSRDDATAGSPPPFADQGRYEPSSMDSSPIGNDDIPF
- a CDS encoding AAA family ATPase; its protein translation is MMTAVDFEVDDPWDTPRIGRPLMSLLTETLEEREQPHSWLPPGLTLLSGKTKSGKSTLAEQIAEEVSTEKKVLYLALEYNKRMAKGRFERFNESHQIHLVLEGEIDRIGQGGEKGLEDLLLTYNPELMIIDILAKLKRLNTGHYDAEYKAMTEIKELIDKYDKDCLVLTHSGKPTGNDSDDPFDKIIGSTALQGVPDNLMVLTQNGGQTKLQAKGRLIFPSEKILTFDSGKYSERAGVGAEYEDKAPVQAEVLKLLKASQKLTVNELANTLGKDKGQVSIICRKLSEDGKIKRKNRKEPWEYVQQIPDY